The following proteins are co-located in the Noviherbaspirillum sp. UKPF54 genome:
- a CDS encoding NAD(P)-dependent oxidoreductase, with protein MALYTVIGASGFVGTRLVAALRQDGHQVYTPQRGDIELFSRELGQVIYCAGLTADYAARPFDTVEAHVRLLSRILQEAHFSHLIYLSSTRLYDSSGAERGKEDSDLVLNPANPRHLYDLSKALGENLCLTVAGTRAAIARLSCVYDWAPCAPGFLSEWLQRAAVEKRFCLDSGTGVVRDYIHLDDVVASLRALSDGAVTGIVNVASGENVSNAELVGVFARNGWDISLSRETAPQRAARCDVARLASIWKQPRLVRDVVQSYLKEHHGIA; from the coding sequence ATGGCGTTGTATACGGTCATCGGCGCATCCGGCTTTGTCGGCACGCGCCTGGTTGCCGCGCTGCGCCAGGATGGCCACCAGGTCTACACGCCGCAACGTGGTGATATCGAACTTTTTTCGCGCGAGCTGGGACAGGTGATCTATTGCGCCGGCCTGACTGCCGATTATGCCGCCCGCCCATTCGATACCGTGGAAGCGCATGTCCGCCTGCTGTCGCGGATCTTGCAGGAAGCACATTTTTCCCACCTGATTTACCTGTCTTCCACCCGCCTGTACGACAGCAGCGGTGCCGAAAGGGGCAAGGAAGATTCCGACCTTGTGCTGAATCCGGCCAACCCGCGGCATCTGTACGATCTTTCCAAGGCGCTCGGCGAAAATCTTTGCCTGACCGTTGCCGGTACACGGGCTGCGATCGCCCGCCTGTCGTGCGTCTATGACTGGGCTCCATGCGCTCCCGGCTTTCTGTCCGAATGGCTGCAGCGCGCAGCCGTCGAGAAAAGGTTCTGCCTCGACTCCGGCACCGGAGTCGTACGCGACTACATCCATCTCGATGACGTCGTCGCCTCGCTGCGTGCGCTGTCGGACGGTGCCGTTACCGGCATCGTCAACGTAGCCAGCGGAGAAAACGTGTCGAATGCCGAGCTGGTCGGGGTTTTTGCACGCAACGGCTGGGACATCAGCCTGAGCAGGGAAACCGCGCCGCAGCGCGCGGCTCGCTGCGACGTAGCTCGGCTTGCATCGATCTGGAAGCAGCCGCGCCTGGTGCGTGACGTCGTGCAATCGTATTTAAAGGAACATCATGGAATTGCTTGA
- a CDS encoding flagellin, giving the protein MASIINTNAASLNAQRNLNSSQGALATSLQRLSSGLRINSAKDDAAGLAIAERFTSQIKGLNQAVRNANDGISLAQTAEGGLGTAGDLLQRMRELSVQSANGTNSASDRASLQQEVSQLQQELNRVANTTQFNGQNVLDGSLSSTQFQVGANANQTINVGIASAQASKIGNYTLSSLSGAGSSSAATAAAANTAGGNNVTSQNVTIAGNGQSSTFLVAADSSANAIASQINGTTSTTGVSATAKTQATLGNLSAGGTLTFTLQGSGNAVNVAATVSSASDLSSLAAAINAQTAATGISASGNGATITLESKDGYDIKIGDFLNTTSAGGTIDVTGNNAFTGAASGGAATIGAAVGTDSTVVGGQLQFSSSNGYTVTTDQAAGGLFTSTAGQASTLTTVASIDISTVSGANNALNTIDAALTSINNSRAQLGAIQNRFASTISNLTTTAENLSSARSRIQDADFASETASLTRGQILQQAGTAMLAQANSLPNGVLSLLKG; this is encoded by the coding sequence ATGGCATCAATCATCAACACCAATGCCGCGTCGCTGAATGCCCAGCGCAACCTCAATTCGTCCCAAGGCGCACTCGCCACTTCCCTGCAACGCTTGTCGTCCGGTCTGCGCATCAACAGCGCCAAGGACGACGCCGCAGGCCTGGCAATTGCAGAACGCTTCACTTCCCAGATCAAGGGCCTGAACCAGGCAGTGCGTAACGCCAACGACGGCATCTCCCTGGCGCAGACCGCTGAAGGCGGCCTGGGCACCGCAGGCGACCTGCTGCAGCGTATGCGCGAACTGTCCGTTCAGTCCGCCAACGGCACCAACTCCGCATCCGACCGCGCTTCGCTGCAACAGGAAGTCTCGCAGCTGCAGCAGGAATTGAACCGCGTGGCCAACACCACCCAGTTCAACGGCCAGAACGTGCTCGACGGCTCCCTGTCGTCCACCCAGTTCCAGGTCGGCGCCAACGCCAACCAGACCATCAACGTCGGCATCGCCAGCGCCCAGGCTTCCAAGATCGGTAATTACACCCTGAGCTCGCTGAGTGGCGCAGGCTCCAGCAGCGCCGCCACCGCCGCTGCCGCCAACACTGCCGGCGGCAACAACGTGACCTCCCAGAACGTCACGATCGCCGGTAACGGCCAGTCGTCCACCTTCCTGGTTGCGGCCGACAGCTCCGCCAATGCGATCGCATCCCAGATCAACGGCACCACCTCGACCACCGGCGTTTCCGCCACCGCGAAAACCCAGGCCACTCTGGGCAACCTGTCCGCAGGCGGCACCCTGACCTTCACCCTGCAGGGTTCCGGCAATGCCGTCAATGTCGCTGCCACCGTCAGCAGCGCCAGCGACCTGTCCTCGCTCGCCGCAGCCATCAACGCACAAACCGCCGCCACCGGCATTAGCGCGTCCGGCAATGGCGCCACCATCACGCTGGAAAGCAAGGATGGCTACGACATCAAGATCGGCGACTTCCTGAACACGACCTCTGCCGGCGGCACGATCGACGTCACGGGCAACAACGCCTTCACCGGCGCAGCCAGCGGTGGCGCGGCGACGATCGGCGCGGCAGTCGGTACCGACAGTACCGTCGTCGGCGGCCAGCTCCAGTTCAGCTCCAGCAACGGCTACACCGTCACCACGGACCAGGCAGCCGGCGGCTTGTTCACCTCCACCGCAGGCCAGGCATCGACCCTGACCACCGTGGCCAGCATCGATATCAGCACCGTGTCCGGCGCCAACAATGCGCTGAACACCATCGATGCCGCGCTGACTTCGATCAACAACTCGCGTGCGCAACTCGGTGCGATCCAGAACCGTTTTGCCTCCACCATCAGCAACCTGACCACTACCGCGGAAAACCTCTCTTCCGCACGTAGCCGGATCCAGGATGCCGACTTCGCATCGGAAACGGCCTCGCTCACCCGCGGCCAGATCCTGCAGCAAGCCGGTACCGCGATGCTGGCGCAAGCCAACTCGCTGCCCAACGGCGTGCTCTCCCTGCTCAAAGGCTAA
- a CDS encoding flagellin yields the protein MAAIINTNAASLNAQRNLTASQSALSTSLQRLSSGLRINSAKDDAAGLAIAERFTSQIKGLNQAVRNANDGISLAQTAEGGLGTAGDLLQRMRELSVQSANGTNSASDRASLQQEVSQLQQELNRVANTTQFNGQNVLDGSLSSTQFQVGANANQTINVGIASAQASKIGNYTLSSLGGAGSSSAATAAAANTAGGNNVTSQNVTIAGNGQSSTFLVAADSSANAIASQINGTTSTTGVSATAKTQATLGNLSAGGTLTFTLQGSGNAVNVAATVSSASDLSSLAAAINAQTAATGISASGNGATITLESKDGYDIKIGDFLNTTSAGGTIDVTGNNAFTGAASGGPATIGAAVGTDSTVVGGQLQFSSSNGYTVTTDQAAGGLFTSTAGQASTLTTVASIDISTVSGANNALNTIDAALTSINNSRAQLGAIQNRFASTISNLTTTAENLSSARSRIQDADFASETASLTRGQILQQAGTAMLAQANSLPNGVLALLRG from the coding sequence ATGGCAGCAATCATCAACACCAATGCCGCGTCGCTAAATGCCCAGCGCAACCTTACGGCATCGCAATCGGCGCTCTCCACGTCGTTGCAACGCTTGTCGTCCGGTCTGCGCATCAACAGCGCCAAGGACGACGCCGCAGGCCTGGCAATTGCAGAACGCTTCACTTCCCAGATCAAGGGCCTGAACCAGGCAGTGCGTAACGCCAACGACGGCATCTCCCTGGCGCAGACCGCTGAAGGCGGCCTGGGCACCGCAGGCGACCTGCTGCAGCGTATGCGCGAACTGTCCGTTCAGTCCGCCAACGGCACCAACTCCGCATCCGACCGCGCTTCGCTGCAACAGGAAGTCTCGCAGCTGCAGCAGGAATTGAACCGCGTGGCCAACACCACCCAGTTCAACGGCCAGAACGTGCTCGACGGCTCCCTGTCGTCCACCCAGTTCCAGGTCGGCGCCAACGCCAACCAGACCATCAACGTCGGCATCGCCAGCGCCCAGGCTTCCAAGATCGGTAATTACACCCTGAGCTCGCTGGGTGGCGCAGGCTCCAGCAGCGCCGCCACCGCCGCTGCCGCCAACACTGCCGGCGGCAACAACGTGACCTCCCAGAACGTCACGATCGCCGGTAACGGCCAGTCGTCCACCTTCCTGGTTGCAGCCGACAGCTCCGCCAATGCGATCGCATCCCAGATCAACGGCACCACCTCGACCACCGGCGTTTCCGCCACCGCGAAAACCCAGGCCACTCTGGGCAACCTGTCCGCAGGCGGCACCCTGACCTTCACCCTGCAGGGTTCCGGCAATGCCGTCAATGTCGCTGCCACCGTCAGCAGCGCCAGCGACCTGTCCTCGCTCGCCGCAGCCATCAACGCACAAACCGCCGCCACCGGCATTAGCGCGTCCGGCAATGGCGCCACCATCACGCTGGAAAGCAAGGATGGCTACGACATCAAGATCGGCGACTTCCTGAACACGACCTCTGCCGGCGGCACGATCGACGTCACGGGCAACAACGCCTTCACCGGCGCAGCCAGCGGCGGCCCGGCGACGATCGGCGCGGCAGTCGGTACCGACAGTACCGTCGTCGGCGGCCAGCTCCAGTTCAGCTCCAGCAACGGCTACACCGTCACCACGGACCAGGCAGCCGGCGGCTTGTTCACCTCCACCGCAGGCCAGGCATCGACCCTGACCACCGTGGCCAGCATCGATATCAGCACCGTGTCCGGCGCCAACAATGCGCTGAACACCATCGATGCCGCGCTGACTTCGATCAACAACTCGCGTGCGCAACTCGGTGCGATCCAGAACCGTTTTGCCTCCACCATCAGCAACCTGACCACTACCGCGGAAAACCTCTCTTCCGCACGTAGCCGGATCCAGGATGCCGACTTCGCATCGGAAACGGCCTCGCTCACCCGCGGCCAGATCCTGCAGCAAGCCGGTACCGCGATGCTGGCGCAAGCTAACTCGCTGCCCAACGGCGTGCTCGCCCTGCTCCGTGGCTAA